The DNA segment GATCCCAATCGTAGTGCAACAGTAATTATCGAAACAGAAAACCTAACAACTAGTGAAAAATATACATTAAGTGGACCAGGCGTGAATGGTAGTCGTGAAGTAGCTATTCCCACTGCTGAGTTTTGGATTGAGGCACGTAATGAAGCAATAAGCGAGTTTCCTCTAGGTGTTGACTGTTTTATCATTGACCAATTTGGACAATGTATGGGTCTGCCACGAACAACAAAAATGAGAGAGGTGCGCTAAATGGGTTATGTAGCAGTAAAAGGTGGACAAAAAGCCATTGAACGTTCCAATCTAGCATTGGATTACGACCGAATCAAAGATGGAAGAGTTTTAGATGTTGCTGATATCTTGGCAGGAATGCGACCTTTAGTCGATCAAGTCATGTCAGAAAGCAGTCTTTATGACGAAGAGCTGGCTGCATTGGCCATAAAACAAGCAAGTGGGAGTATGGAGGAAGCTGTATTTTTAATGCGTGCCCACCGTTCAACTTTAGCAAGACTTTATTACACAAATACGACCAGCACAAAATCCATGTTCGTTGAACGACGCATTTCAGCTTCGTTTAAAGACATTCCAGGAGGGCAATTGCTAGGAAGTGCTAGTGATTTCAAGCAACGCTTCTTAGATTTTGATTTGCTGAATGAAACCCAAGAGCAGGTGCGAGAGACAGCTGAAAACTTCGAAAAAAAAGAATTTGATGCTCCAGTGATGAATTTACGGCAGCTTCCGAAAGTCATAGATTATCTGGAAGAAGAAGGATTGTATACTTCGCAACCACTAAACGACCGTGAACCTGATGATATTACCAAAAGCAGTATTCAATTCCCTACATCACGCAGCCAACGTCTACAATCTTTGACTCGTGGCCAAACAGGGGCAGTTACCTCTTTAGGATATGCAGGAATTCGTGGTTACGGAGTAGCGTCACACCCAAATATCGGAGAATTACGGGTTGGCGAATTGCCTCTCCATGTTTCTGATGCCCGTCATCCTGATGAAGAGGACCAAGCTTATTATATCGGTTCAATTATTACGACTGAAGTGGAATCTTTTCTTCCTATTGATGTCACAGATAAAGATGGCAAAACGACGCAAAGTTTTGCGGTAGGCTATGGCCTGACATTCGGTCAAAATGAAACAAAAACAATTGCAATGAGTGTTCTGGACTATTCGTTGGAGCATCCAGTAGATGGCTACCCAACTTCCGATGAAGAATTTGTGCTACTGCATGTGGATTCTGTCGAATCAACTGGGTTCATCTCACATCTGAAGTTGCCGCATTACGTTACCTTCCAATCATTGCTGGATGGAATCCGAGAAATTAAAAAAGGAGGAACAGCAGAATGAATTACCAAGGAAATTATGCTTTCCTCGATGAAAATTCAAAAAAAGAAATCCGTCGAACGATCTTGAAAGCTGTTGCTATTCCAGGTTATCAAGTGCCGTTTGCTTCTCGTGAGTTGCCAATTGCACGTGGTTGGGGAACAGGTGGGCTGCAAGTTAGTCTGTCGCTAGTTGGGGAAGAGGACGTTGTGAAAGTTATTGACCAAGGATCTGACGAAAGTGTCAATGCGGTCAACATTAAGAAGATGATTACGGATACAACTGGTGTGGATACAACAATCCATACGATTGAATCAACTATTATCCAATCTCGCCACCGAATCCCTGAAGTACCTCTTACAGAAGAACAAATTTTAGTACTACAAGTTCCGCTTCCTGAACCACTGAGATTGATTGAGCCATCTGAGCGGAAGACGAAAGAAATGCACGCGTATGGAGAATACAGTGTTTCCTGGTTACACATCTTTGAACAAATTGTTCGTTATGGTAAAGCGTCAATGCAATCGGATTATCCGGTTATCGTCAATGGTCATTATCTTATGGCGCCAAGTCCAATCCCGCGTTTCGATAATCCTAAAATGAATCAGAATGAGGGACTTATTCTACTGGGAGCAGGTCGTGAGAAGAAAATCTACGCCGTTCCGCCTTATACAGATGTCGTTTCAATCGACTTCGAAGATTACCCATTTGAAACGGAAAGTTTCTCTGGAGCCGCATGTCGGATGACTGGTTTGACAGATGTTTTCCTTGATGAATTACAGGATGAAAAAACTGGAGAAAGCTATTATTTGACCAATGATCAGTCTTACATGTTGGAAGTCTTAAATGAACAACAAAACACAGTCACAGGAGGGGGCACACATGAATAATGAAGCGCCAGTGTTATCCGTTCGCAACATGAACAAACAGTTCGGTAAAGGCTGCATGACTTGTCAAGGACACCCTGAAAATCTTGAAATGAACTATTGTCCAAGTTGCGGGACCGTCTACGCTTGTCGAGATATTTCTTTTGATCTTTATAAAGGTGAAATCATCGGCATCGTTGGCGAAAGTGGATCTGGAAAATCAACATTGATGAAGTCGCTCCATTTTGATATGGACGTAACAAGTGGAGAATATCTATTGGCTGATTATAAAGAAGGCGCACAAAATGTCTTCGAAGTATCTTTACAACACCAAAAATGGATTCGCAATATGTTGCTGGGAATGGTCTATCAGAATCCGATTCTAGGGTTGCGGATGGAATTTTCTTCCATTGCCAATATTGCTGAAAAAATGATTGCCGCAGACCACAGGAATGTTGAAGCCATGTTTGATAGAGGACATGAGTTGCTCAATAAAGTAAATATTCCAACATTTCGTTCTAAAGAAGCCCCAGAAAATTTTTCGGGTGGTATGCAACAAAGAGTTCAAATTGCTAAAGCACTTTCGAACAATCCGCCAGTATTGTTGTTAGATGAAGTGACGACGGGTCTCGATTTGAGTGTGCAAGCGGATGTCTTAGACTTGATCAAGACCATTCAGCGAGAGCTGCAAATTAGTATGATTGTCGTTTCGCATGATTTATCCGTTATACGCATGCTTTCTGATAGGACCATCGTGATGTACAATGGTGAAATTATTGAAGAAGGGCTGACAGATCAGATCTTGGAAGACCCACAGCATGCCTATACGCAACAACTCGTCTATTCATTAATTTAGATAGTCAAAAAAGTGTAGTGGAGTTGAATACCAATTAAAACTAGCAGGGGGAAAGTCATGTTCATTATCATAAATGGAGTAATCGTATTAGAGGAGTCATTATTGGAAGACGCTGCAATCGTGGTTGAAGGAGATACCATCAAAAAAATCATGTCTATGGATGAAGTAGAGAGTTATGGTCCGGAATATCATATTCTGGATGCAGATGGAGGCTTTATTGCACCAGGGTTCGTGGACATTCATTCTGATTATATTGAGACGATCGTCTCGCCTCGTCCGACTGCGATGATGGATTTCGACATGGGGTTGCGCGAAAGCGAACGGATTCTAATTACACATGGAGTAACAACGATGTTCCATTCGCTTTCTTTATATAAAGGAGAAGATTTTGGAGCGAAACTCATTCGCCAACCCAAACACGCGAACCGTTTAATCGAAGCAATCAAT comes from the Carnobacterium sp. 17-4 genome and includes:
- a CDS encoding carbon-phosphorus lyase complex subunit PhnI, coding for MGYVAVKGGQKAIERSNLALDYDRIKDGRVLDVADILAGMRPLVDQVMSESSLYDEELAALAIKQASGSMEEAVFLMRAHRSTLARLYYTNTTSTKSMFVERRISASFKDIPGGQLLGSASDFKQRFLDFDLLNETQEQVRETAENFEKKEFDAPVMNLRQLPKVIDYLEEEGLYTSQPLNDREPDDITKSSIQFPTSRSQRLQSLTRGQTGAVTSLGYAGIRGYGVASHPNIGELRVGELPLHVSDARHPDEEDQAYYIGSIITTEVESFLPIDVTDKDGKTTQSFAVGYGLTFGQNETKTIAMSVLDYSLEHPVDGYPTSDEEFVLLHVDSVESTGFISHLKLPHYVTFQSLLDGIREIKKGGTAE
- a CDS encoding alpha-D-ribose 1-methylphosphonate 5-phosphate C-P-lyase PhnJ; translated protein: MNYQGNYAFLDENSKKEIRRTILKAVAIPGYQVPFASRELPIARGWGTGGLQVSLSLVGEEDVVKVIDQGSDESVNAVNIKKMITDTTGVDTTIHTIESTIIQSRHRIPEVPLTEEQILVLQVPLPEPLRLIEPSERKTKEMHAYGEYSVSWLHIFEQIVRYGKASMQSDYPVIVNGHYLMAPSPIPRFDNPKMNQNEGLILLGAGREKKIYAVPPYTDVVSIDFEDYPFETESFSGAACRMTGLTDVFLDELQDEKTGESYYLTNDQSYMLEVLNEQQNTVTGGGTHE
- a CDS encoding ATP-binding cassette domain-containing protein, which produces MTCQGHPENLEMNYCPSCGTVYACRDISFDLYKGEIIGIVGESGSGKSTLMKSLHFDMDVTSGEYLLADYKEGAQNVFEVSLQHQKWIRNMLLGMVYQNPILGLRMEFSSIANIAEKMIAADHRNVEAMFDRGHELLNKVNIPTFRSKEAPENFSGGMQQRVQIAKALSNNPPVLLLDEVTTGLDLSVQADVLDLIKTIQRELQISMIVVSHDLSVIRMLSDRTIVMYNGEIIEEGLTDQILEDPQHAYTQQLVYSLI